The proteins below come from a single Rhizobium tropici CIAT 899 genomic window:
- the rpmI gene encoding 50S ribosomal protein L35, producing the protein MPKMKTKSSAKKRFKITASGKVKAAAAGKRHGMIKRSNKFIRDARGTMVLAEPDGRKVIKNYLPNGL; encoded by the coding sequence ATGCCCAAGATGAAGACGAAGTCCTCTGCCAAGAAGCGGTTCAAGATCACCGCATCCGGCAAGGTCAAGGCCGCCGCTGCTGGCAAGCGCCACGGCATGATCAAGCGTAGCAACAAGTTCATTCGCGATGCCCGCGGCACCATGGTTCTCGCAGAACCGGATGGCCGTAAGGTTATCAAGAACTACTTGCCGAACGGTCTCTAA
- the mbfA gene encoding iron exporter MbfA, which yields MLLGLFRPSKRPFTSLSEQEILAIAIAAEEDDSRIYLAYADTLRPHYPESAKVFEDMAEVEDSHRKTLIDMHRRRFGERIPLIRREHVHGFYERKPDWLRKNLSLDAMRNEAEAMEQQAYNFYVEAAKQVSDASTRQLLGDLALAEQGHEDVARMLGEKHTPEEVKHEEDAQARRQFVLTYVQPGLAGLMDGSVSTLAPIFAAAFATQQTWQTFLVGLSASVGAGISMGFTEAAHDDGKISGRGSPIKRGLACGIMTALGGLGHALPYLIPHFWTATITAAVVVFFELWAIAFIQNKYMETPFLRAAFQVVLGGSLVLGAGILIGNG from the coding sequence ATGCTGCTAGGTCTATTCCGCCCGTCCAAACGTCCTTTCACCTCGCTTTCCGAACAGGAGATCCTCGCGATCGCCATTGCGGCGGAAGAGGATGATTCCCGCATCTATCTTGCCTATGCCGATACGCTCCGTCCGCACTATCCCGAGTCCGCCAAGGTTTTCGAGGATATGGCCGAGGTCGAGGACAGCCATCGCAAGACGCTGATCGATATGCATCGCCGCCGCTTCGGCGAGCGTATCCCGCTGATCCGGCGCGAGCATGTGCATGGCTTTTACGAGCGCAAGCCGGATTGGCTGCGCAAGAACCTCTCGCTCGATGCCATGCGCAACGAGGCCGAGGCGATGGAGCAGCAGGCCTATAATTTCTATGTCGAGGCGGCCAAGCAGGTCTCCGACGCCTCGACGCGCCAGCTTCTCGGCGATCTCGCGCTTGCCGAGCAGGGCCACGAAGACGTCGCCCGCATGCTGGGCGAGAAGCATACGCCGGAAGAGGTCAAGCACGAGGAGGATGCACAGGCACGCCGGCAGTTCGTGCTGACCTACGTGCAGCCGGGTCTCGCCGGGCTGATGGACGGTTCCGTCTCGACGCTCGCACCAATCTTTGCGGCCGCCTTTGCCACGCAGCAGACATGGCAGACCTTTCTTGTCGGCCTGTCGGCGTCGGTTGGCGCCGGCATTTCGATGGGTTTCACCGAGGCGGCCCATGACGACGGCAAGATCTCCGGCCGCGGTTCGCCGATCAAGCGCGGCCTTGCCTGCGGCATCATGACAGCGCTTGGCGGCCTCGGGCACGCCTTGCCCTATCTCATTCCGCATTTCTGGACCGCGACGATCACCGCGGCCGTGGTTGTTTTCTTCGAACTCTGGGCCATCGCCTTCATTCAGAACAAGTATATGGAAACGCCGTTTCTGCGGGCTGCCTTCCAGGTTGTTCTCGGCGGCTCGCTTGTGCTGGGTGCCGGCATTCTGATCGGAAATGGGTGA
- a CDS encoding transglutaminase-like cysteine peptidase — protein MRIKGLLIAFAAIVAMSSAAMPAPQQGASMTVGNVTSQPIGHYDFCQRHTDECGPTRNIGPVDMNAAAWALVNQVNLRVNKTIHPATDMEVYGQEEYWEYPKTAGDCEDFALLKRRMLMQSGISASNLLMTVVRKPDGEGHAVLTLRTKQGDFILDNLEDEIKVWNQTPYSYLKRQASFNAGRWVTIENGNDVLVGAVK, from the coding sequence GTGCGTATAAAGGGCTTGTTGATTGCCTTCGCTGCTATAGTTGCGATGTCGTCGGCGGCGATGCCAGCACCTCAGCAGGGCGCTTCGATGACCGTCGGCAACGTGACCTCCCAGCCGATCGGGCATTACGACTTTTGTCAGAGACATACCGACGAGTGCGGCCCGACCCGCAATATCGGCCCTGTCGACATGAACGCCGCCGCCTGGGCGCTGGTCAATCAGGTCAACCTGCGCGTCAACAAGACCATCCATCCGGCGACGGACATGGAAGTCTACGGGCAGGAAGAATATTGGGAATATCCGAAAACCGCCGGTGACTGCGAGGATTTTGCCCTTCTGAAGCGCAGGATGCTGATGCAGAGTGGCATTTCCGCATCCAATCTGCTGATGACGGTCGTACGCAAGCCGGATGGCGAGGGACATGCGGTGCTCACGCTGCGCACCAAGCAGGGCGATTTCATCCTCGACAATCTCGAAGACGAGATCAAAGTCTGGAACCAGACCCCCTATTCGTACCTGAAGCGCCAAGCGAGCTTCAATGCCGGCCGCTGGGTCACCATCGAGAACGGCAACGACGTCCTCGTCGGCGCCGTCAAGTAA
- a CDS encoding alpha/beta hydrolase, giving the protein MSETATIRPIFLPVGTGDGERQIAVIQRAAGKGDRNVSFVWLSGYRSDMSGTKALELDALAARLGIGCIRFDYSGHGQSGGKFTNGTISRWLEETLAVIDHTKPKKIVLVGSSMGGWIALRAIQELRKRKKAPTIAGLVLIAPAPDFTIDLIEPNLSDVERRSLAERGYFDEPSEYSPEPNIFTRALIEDGRANRVLTGIIETGCPVHILQGMEDADVPFSHSLKLVEHLPADDVVLTLVRDGDHRLSRPQDLERMLAVAETLALHNTP; this is encoded by the coding sequence ATGTCCGAGACTGCAACCATCCGACCGATCTTTCTTCCCGTTGGCACGGGCGACGGCGAGCGCCAGATCGCCGTCATTCAGCGCGCAGCCGGTAAGGGCGACAGGAATGTCAGCTTCGTCTGGTTGTCCGGCTATCGATCCGATATGAGCGGAACCAAGGCACTGGAACTGGATGCGCTGGCCGCGCGGCTCGGTATCGGCTGCATCCGCTTCGACTATTCCGGTCACGGCCAATCCGGCGGCAAGTTCACCAACGGCACGATTTCGCGCTGGCTGGAAGAGACACTTGCCGTCATCGACCATACCAAGCCAAAGAAGATCGTTCTCGTCGGCTCCTCGATGGGCGGCTGGATCGCGCTCAGGGCCATCCAGGAACTGCGCAAGCGCAAGAAGGCACCCACTATTGCAGGCCTCGTGCTGATCGCGCCCGCGCCCGATTTCACCATCGACCTCATCGAACCCAATCTTTCCGATGTCGAGCGGCGCTCGCTGGCGGAGCGCGGCTATTTTGACGAGCCTTCGGAATACAGTCCCGAGCCGAATATCTTCACCCGCGCGCTCATCGAGGACGGCCGGGCCAATCGCGTGCTCACCGGCATCATCGAGACCGGCTGCCCCGTGCATATATTGCAGGGCATGGAGGATGCCGACGTGCCTTTTTCGCATTCGTTAAAGCTGGTCGAGCATCTGCCGGCCGACGATGTGGTGTTAACACTTGTGCGCGATGGCGATCACCGCCTGTCGCGGCCCCAGGATCTGGAGCGCATGCTCGCTGTGGCCGAGACATTGGCGCTGCATAATACGCCGTAA
- the infC gene encoding translation initiation factor IF-3 — protein MRRPFKTDAPVKDGPRSNREIRVPKVQLITADGQNLGVVPIDQALRMAEEAGLDLVEISPNAEAPVCKILDLGKLKYANQKKAAEARKKQKIVEVKEIKMRPNIDTHDYEVKMKAIGRFFEEGDKVKVTLKFRGREMAHQELGMKLLQQVKEDTLEIAKVEAEPKLEGRQMMMVLAPK, from the coding sequence ATTCGCAGACCCTTTAAAACCGATGCGCCCGTAAAGGACGGGCCACGTTCCAACAGGGAAATTCGCGTTCCCAAAGTTCAGCTCATTACAGCTGACGGCCAGAATTTGGGCGTTGTGCCGATCGACCAAGCATTGAGAATGGCAGAGGAGGCCGGTCTCGATCTGGTGGAAATTTCCCCCAATGCCGAAGCGCCTGTGTGCAAAATCCTCGACCTGGGCAAGCTGAAATATGCCAACCAGAAGAAGGCCGCCGAAGCGCGCAAGAAGCAGAAGATCGTCGAAGTCAAAGAAATCAAGATGCGTCCCAACATCGACACCCATGATTATGAGGTGAAGATGAAGGCGATCGGCCGTTTCTTTGAGGAAGGCGACAAGGTGAAGGTGACCTTGAAGTTCCGTGGCCGCGAAATGGCCCACCAGGAACTCGGTATGAAGCTTCTTCAGCAGGTCAAGGAAGATACGCTCGAGATCGCCAAGGTGGAGGCCGAGCCCAAGCTCGAAGGCCGCCAGATGATGATGGTGCTTGCGCCCAAGTGA
- the rplT gene encoding 50S ribosomal protein L20 — MARVKRGVTAHAKHKKVLKAAKGFYGRRKNTIRTAKAAVDRAKQYAYRDRKVNKRNFRALWIQRINAAVREHGLTYGRFIDGLTKAGIEVDRKVLSDMAIHEQEAFGALVAASKKALEYLKEAGTKNEFEAAVN, encoded by the coding sequence ATGGCACGCGTAAAAAGAGGCGTTACCGCCCACGCCAAGCACAAGAAGGTTCTGAAGGCAGCCAAGGGCTTCTACGGCCGTCGCAAGAACACCATCCGTACCGCCAAGGCCGCCGTCGATCGTGCAAAGCAGTACGCTTATCGCGACCGCAAGGTTAACAAGCGCAACTTCCGCGCCCTCTGGATCCAGCGCATCAACGCTGCCGTCCGCGAGCATGGCCTGACCTATGGCCGCTTCATCGACGGCCTGACCAAGGCTGGCATCGAAGTTGACCGCAAGGTTCTTTCCGACATGGCAATCCATGAGCAGGAAGCTTTCGGCGCGCTCGTCGCCGCTTCGAAGAAGGCACTTGAATACCTCAAGGAAGCCGGCACGAAGAACGAGTTCGAAGCAGCCGTTAACTAA